A region from the Sorex araneus isolate mSorAra2 chromosome 6, mSorAra2.pri, whole genome shotgun sequence genome encodes:
- the ZNF592 gene encoding LOW QUALITY PROTEIN: zinc finger protein 592 (The sequence of the model RefSeq protein was modified relative to this genomic sequence to represent the inferred CDS: deleted 1 base in 1 codon), with product MGDMKTPDFDDLLAAFDIPDPTSLDAKEAIQTPSEENESPLKPPGMCMEEAVSLVHAGATSDVPAVSVIVKNTSRQESFEVEKEHTAPSLLHNGFRGAELPADPHGLGHDCGKFEAAFMNGDSSRTVSGKLEPAKSEPLPTFDQFSPISSPEPEGAVKDNGFGGKAKHPDSYFPAPPGCGSVTGPVLEALAKFPVPELHMFDHFCKKEPKPEPLPLGSPEQCERGSQKAESHKELDAGRIFGEALELNSHTGNNTGESRSLAPELASCSSVPPRQRLKPAHSKLSSCVAALVALQAKRVASVTKEEQPAPPKDPSGPMKEASKGSPKMPKSPRSPRSPLEATRKSAKPSDSPRSICSDGSSKGSPPAIPKVRIKTIKTSSGEIKRTVTRILPDPDDPSKSPAGSPLGSAANEGPEEEAPRPAGVEGSPEAGPTLGSPSGDRKGDGSLSQAGTSPSPCSSSGARTAKGAAKKPPQSTGLQASTPGPANLLPKAVHLANLNLVPHSVAASVTAKPSAQRRGQPQPTQMSVPLVHQVKKAAPLAVEAFSKVLHSSNPVPVYAPNLSPPAESRIQVPACGHCCLECGDAFALEKSLNQHYGRRSVHIEVLCVPCSQTLLFFNKCSLLRHARDHKSKGLVMQCSQLLVKPISADQMFVAAPASSPVPAPPAATSPKPSLPSASASSPLPALPLYPDPVRLIRHGVKCLECHRQMRDYMAMAAHFQRTTEETEGLTCQVCQMLLPNQCSFCAHQRTHAHKSPYCCPECGVLCRSAYFQTHVKENCLHYARKVGYRCIHCGVVHLTLALLKSHIQEWHCQVFHKCAFCPMAFKTASSTAEHSSSQHPSQPHKPSQLIYKCSCEMVFNKKRHMQQHFYQNASTAQVGVFKCPECSLLFLQKPELMLHVKSVHGVPRNVDELSSLQASADPSSSRPGSRDPAEPPAPSVASRGSSLPSSRWGRPEAHRRTEARPRLRATGWTCPECQEWVPDRESYVSHMKKSHGRTLRRYPCRQCEQSFHTPNSLRKHIRNNHDTVKEEYVCGYCTEDSPSFPRLSLLESHISLMHGIRNPDLSQSSKARAPGGQPPQVNHRKRPVSGVGGAPGTSNGLMVSSTKRPKSLFQCAKCSFATDSGLEFQRHIPQHQTDSSTSQCPFCALCYTSASSLSRHLFIVHKVRDQEEEEEPEAGSAEEVAVDPRENGLEGCAAEPLAGSPEARSSVGPGAQEDGAPATQSQPQAPQDQDSGAPSPRV from the exons ATGGGGGATATGAAAACTCCGGATTTTGATGATCTTCTGGCTGCCTTTGACATCCCAGATCCCACCAGCCTTGATGCCAAGGAGGCCATCCAGACGCCCAGTGAGGAGAACGAGAGTCCCCTGAAGCCACCCGGCATGTGTATGGAGGAGGCTGTGTCCTTGGTCCACGCGGGGGCCACCTCTGATGTCCCGGCCGTGAGCGTCATCGTTAAGAACACCAGCCGCCAGGAGTCCTTTGAGGTGGAGAAGGAGCACACCGCCCCCAGCCTCCTGCACAACGGCTTCCGGGGTGCCGAGCTGCCCGCAGACCCCCACGGCCTGGGGCATGACTGTGGGAAGTTCGAGGCGGCCTTTATGAATGGCGACAGTAGCCGGACTGTCTCTGGCAAGCTGGAGCCTGCGAAGTCGGAGCCTCTTCCCACCTTTGACCAGTTCAGCCCCATCTCTAGCCCAGAGCCCGAGGGTGCTGTCAAAGATAATGGGTTTGGGGGGAAGGCCAAGCACCCTGACAGTTACTTCCCAGCCCCACCTGGGTGCGGGTCCGTGACGGGGCCTGTCCTTGAGGCTCTGGCCAAGTTCCCGGTGCCGGAGCTGCACATGTTCGATCACTTCTGTAAGAAAGAGCCAAAGCCAGAACCGCTGCCCCTGGGGAGCCCGGAGCAGTGTGAGCGAGGCAGCCAGAAAGCAGAGTCCCACAAGGAGCTGGATGCTGGTCGGATCTTTGGGGAGGCTTTGGAGCTCAATAGCCACACCGGGAATAATACTGGGGAGTCCAGGAGCCTAGCCCCGGAGCTCGCGTCCTGCTCGTCAGTA CCCCCCCGCCAGCGGCTCAAGCCAGCTCATTCCAAACTTTCGTCTTGCGTGGCAGCTCTGGTGGCACTCCAGGCCAAAAGGGTGGCCAGTGTCACCAAGGAGGAGCAGCCGGCTCCCCCCAAGGATCCTTCAGGGCCCATGAAAGAGGCCTCCAAAGGTAGCCCCAAGATGCCCAAGTCACCGAGGAGTCCCCGAAGCCCACTCGAGGCCACCAGGAAGAGTGCAAAGCCATCGGACAGCCCGCGGAGTATCTGCAGCGATGGCAGTAGCAAAGGGTCCCCGCCAGCAATCCCCAAAGTTAGAATCAAAACCATCAAGACGTCATCGGGCGAGATCAAACGGACCGTCACGAGGATCCTGCCGGATCCTGACGATCCCAGTAAGTCCCCTGCAGGGTCACCGCTGGGGAGCGCCGCaaatgaggggccagaggagGAGGCCCCCCGTCCGGCCGGGGTGGAAGGCTCTCCAGAGGCGGGGCCCACTTTAGGGAGCCCCTCGGGTGACAGGAAAGGGGATGGGAGCCTGAGCCAGGCAGgcacctccccctctccctgcagcAGCTCTGGGGCCCGCACCGCCAAGGGGGCTGCTAAGAAGCCCCCGCAGAGCACCGGGCTGCAGGCGTCTACCCCGGGGCCTGCCAACCTGCTGCCCAAAGCCGTGCACCTGGCCAACCTAAACCTGGTGCCTCACAGCGTTGCCGCCTCCGTCACAGCCAAGCCTTCTGCGCAGCGGCGTGGGCAACCACAGCCCACACAGATGTCCGTGCCCCTGGTCCACCAGGTGAAGAAGGCCGCCCCGCTGGCCGTGGAGGCCTTCAGCAAGGTTCTGCACAGCTCCAACCCTGTGCCCGTCTACGCGCCCAACCTCAGCCCGCCTGCTGAAAGCAGGATTCAGGTGCCGGCCTGTGGCCATTGCTGCCTGGAATGTGGGGACGCCTTCGCCTTAGAGAAGAGCCTGAACCAGCACTATGGTCGGCGCAGCGTCCACATCGAGGTGCTGTGCGTGCCCTGCTCGCAGACGCTGCTCTTCTTCAACAAGTGCAGCCTGCTGCGGCATGCCCGCGACCACAAGAGCAAGGGCCTTGTCATGCAGTGCTCCCAGCTGCTGGTGAAGCCCATCTCCGCTGACCAGATGTTTGTGGCGGCCCCTGCTAGCTCCCCTGTGCCAGCGCCCCCAGCCGCCacctcccccaagcccagcctccCTTCAGCCAGTGCCAGCTCCCCGCTACCGGCCTTGCCGCTCTACCCGGACCCTGTGAGGCTCATCCGGCATGGGGTCAAGTGTCTGGAGTGCCACCGGCAGATGCGTGACTACATGGCCATGGCGGCTCACTTCCAGAGGACCACGGAGGAGACGGAGGGGCTG ACCTGTCAGGTGTGTCAGATGCTGCTGCCCAACCAGTGCAGTTTCTGTGCCCACCAGCGGACACACGCACACAAGTCCCCCTACTGCTGCCCGGAGTGTGGAGTCCTGTGCCGCTCGGCCTACTTCCAGACCCACGTGAAGGAGAACTGTTTGCACTATGCCCGGAAGGTGGGCTACAG GTGCATCCATTGTGGGGTCGTGCACCTGACCTTGGCCTTGCTGAAAAGCCACATCCAGGAGTGGCACTGCCAGGTTTTCCACAAATGTGCATTTTGCCCCATGGCCTTCAAGACCGCCAGCAGCACTGCAGAGCACAgctcctcccagcaccccagccagccccacaAGCCTTCCCA GCTCATCTACAAGTGCTCCTGTGAAATGGTCTTCAACAAGAAGAGGCACATGCAGCAGCATTTCTACCAGAACGCCAGCACGGCGCAGGTGGGCGTCTTCAAGTGCCCTGAGTGCTCCCTCCTGTTCCTGCAGAAACCGGAGCTCATGCTGCACGTCAAG AGTGTCCACGGGGTTCCTCGGAATGTGGATGAGCTATCAAGCCTCCAGGCTTCGGCGGACCCGTCCTCCAGCCGCCCTGGTTCTCGGGATCCTGctgagcccccggcccccagcgtGGCTTCCCGAGGGAGCTCTCTGCCCTCCAGCCGCTGGGGCCGGCCCGAAGCCCATCGCAGGACCGAAGCCAGGCCCCGGCTTCGGGCCACGGGCTGGACCTGCCCAGAGTGCCAGGAGTGGGTCCCTGACCGGGAGAGTTATGTGTCCCACATGAAGAAGAGCCATGGACGG ACGCTGAGGCGCTACCCCTGCCGGCAGTGCGAGCAGTCCTTCCACACCCCTAACAGCCTGCGCAAACACATCCGCAACAACCATGACACCGTGAAGGAGGAGTATGTGTGCGG GTATTGCACCGAGGACAGCCCCAGCTTCCCTCGGCTCTCGCTCCTGGAGAGCCACATCAGCCTTATGCACGGGATCAGGAACCCTGACTTGAGCCAGTCATCCAAAGCCAGAGCCCCCGGCGGACAACCCCCTCAG GTGAACCACCGGAAAAGACCCGTCAGCGGGGTAGGGGGTGCCCCAGGCACCAGCAATGGCCTGATGGTCTCTTCCACCAAAAGGCCCAAGTCCCTTTTCCAGTGTGCGAAATGTAGCTTTGCCACAGACTCAGGGCTTGAGTTCCAGCGCCACATACCTCAGCACCAGACAGACAGCTCCACGTCCCAGTGCCCGTTCTGCGCCCTGTGCTACACCTCTGCCAGCTCCCTCAGCCGCCACCTCTTCATCGTCCACAAGGTGAGagatcaggaggaggaggaggagccggaGGCGGGCTCTGCAGAGGAGGTGGCTGTGGACCCCAGGGAGAATGGACTGGAAGGATGTGCTGCTGAGCCCTTGGCGGGCAGCCCCGAAGCCAGGAGCTCCGTGGGCCCGGGCGCCCAGGAGGATGGTGCCCCGGCCACTCAAAGCCAACCGCAGGCCCCTCAGGACCAGGACAGCGGTGCTCCATCCCCTCGGGTGTGA